CCCCCTCAGTTTAGTAAGCAGCGTTATATCTAGCACAACAGCGTGCAGTGCACTTTTCTATctcaatgcatttttatatttcaacatatttgtgtatttttttccaatatacaTCTATATTCCATCCCAGCAAGGAGACCCCGATGAGTTTTCTTTGGAAGTTCCTTACAATCATCGCACAGAGGGGAGAAATCACCTTCCCTCCTCTGCTTGCTGcttgaggagaggaaaaaacctGACATTTCCCCCAAGTTTTCCCCAAATCCACCCAGTTTGGTGGCCCCGTGATGGAGAGCTGCAAGCTGGTCCCAGTCCTACCAGCTCATCCCCTATGGGCTGAGATCACCCAGCCCCGCTTGGCTCAGGTTCAGCCTTCGGGGCCGCATTTCCCCTATCAGCCAGGAGATAAGGAGCAGGAAAGCTCCCTTATTCCCTCCGCGGATCGGAACCCAGCAGGAAGCCCATGGCCACGCGGAGCCCCTTGGACAACCTGCAGAGCGAAGCCTCCTGCTCCATCTGCTTGGGTTACTTCCAGGATCCCGTCTCCATCCCCTGCGGCCACAATTTCTGCCGGGAGTGCATCACCcgctgctgggaagggctggaggGCAACTTCCCCTGTCCCCAGTGCAGGAAAACGGCATCGCACAAAAACTTCCGtcccagcagagagctggcGAATATCGCCGGCATCGCCCGGCAGCTGAGCTTGCACGCTTCAGATTGGTGCAAGCAGCACCGTGAGGCTCTGAAGCTCTTCTGCAAAGAGGACCAAGAGCCCATCTGCGCGCTCTGCGATGCGTCCCAGGCGCACCGCTCCCACACCGTGCTCCCTGCCCACCAGGCGGCCCAGGAGTACAAGGTACAGTCCTCACCGTGCCCCACAACCCCGAGCCAAGGGCACAGTGCATCCCTATGGGTGCACCCCTTCGCTTGGGGCTTCCCAGCGGGGTCCTCGCTTGTGGCTTCCCCTCAATTCCTCCTTGCAATTTAGGACCACCACCGTCAGCCCTTTGCAAGCTTCCCCCCTTCTCCTTGCTTTGATGCGTTGCTCTTTGCTccttgcaaaacaaacaaacaaacaaaaacctaaaataaaaaaagcaaggaattaTCTTGCTATTGAATCTATAGCACCAAATACTGAGTAGCATCCAAAACAAGGGAAAACTCAGCATTCCTCGTAGATACACATCTTTTTACCGTGATTAAATCATTGATCCAAGTTATTTTGCTTATTTCCCCCCCCTTCCTAATGTCTCTAAGTTTCACATGTAAAGACAGaactctcttccctctcccttttttctctttttttcctcttttcctccttatcCAAACCTTTTCCTCGccaaaaccccaaaccctgagcagagcagagcagctctgcattgCATCAACACGAGGAGCTCCTTGTTGCAAAGCACTGACGCTGACATTTCCATAAGAACGCACCGTAAACACTCCACCAAGAGCTCTTAAGTGCAGACAGCCGCACCCCAGAGCCGCTGTTTTTGGGTGTTTTTGAGGGAAATCTCACCACGTGCTTATCTTGCCCTTGCACACCTCCTTGCACAGCTGTCAGTGCTgattttttgttgctcttttgcagcattttttctcTGCGTTTGCAGCAGGGTTGCatatttttccccccttttccccccctttcagcttgcacagagctgcagagcagcacgcCTTGCTCATGAAGattccccagctctgccccttgTATTGGATTTTGGGCTTTAGCGAAGCCTCTCCCATCGGACAGAAGTACTTTAAGTGGAAAAACTggtttttctccttccttcttttggCACAGGAGGAAATCCAGGCTCGCCTCCAGGCTTcaaaggaggagagggaaaaatacctggaaagcagaaaagctggCGGAAGGACGAGCTTGTACTTGGTGGGTGCCGCAGAGGAGGTAtctccctccccctccaccCCACCCCGTTTGTTTTGGTGCATTTTGGGGGCAGGTCTTGCATTTTTGGcttgcagctgggctgggatcACGCCAAGCCTGCGTTTATCAGCTGGGGTTGCACAGCATCCCCTGTGTTAAGGAGATAACGTTGCAGTTCCTCCCAAACTCTGTAAATATCCCTCTTGCAGACCTCAGCTCCTGTCCCCtcctttggttttgcttttgggaTAAAACTCCTGAAACatccctgctgcttcctaaatCCCCAGCGAGATGAGTTTGGGCTTTTTGGTGTTAAGCTCCCATTGGCACTGGTGATAAATTCCCATTGGTTTTGGTTGGATATCCCCCAGGATGCAGCACCCTGAGGCCGCCCCTGAAGAATTCATCCCCTTGGTTTGGGCACAGTGGGATTTTCCCATTGCCCCCATCCTTTCCTACCCACCCCACACCCAAGGGAGTTCTGATTCTGGctggttttccttctgcaatGGGGTGGGGTTGTGGCACCTATGGCCAAACTGTGCCAGAAAATAATCCAGCTGCAAAAAGCGTGGTATGTGGAGGGTCCTCCTGCCCCTATTCCATCCCGCTGGCTTTCTCTCTCACCCCAACAGGAGAAAAccaagaaggaagggaagaggataGTGTGTGAATTCGAGCAGTTGCAGCGATTTCTGAAGGAGCAGGAGCGCTTCCTCCTGGTCCAGCTGGCAGAACTGGACCAAGCCATCACCAAAGTGCAGGAGGATGCGGTGACGAAGGTGTTGGAGGAGACGTCCCACCTCGACACCCTGATCTGGGAGATGGAGGGCAAGTTCCAGCAGCCCGACAGCAAATTCCTGCTGGTGAGAACCCAAAGGGATGGTGGGAAATGGGGGGGATGGAGCAAACCCTGAGAACCCAAACTCAGCCCCGTGGGAGCTCCCTGCGTcgctgtggggggggggggggtcacgCCATGGGCATCTTTGCTGTGCATTGCCATAAAAATTAACCTCAGTGAGAAGGAGCAGCCCTTGGTGCTCCTCTTCTGAaccctctctcctctctcctcccacctTTAGGACATCAGGAAGCTCCTGAATAGGTAACACGGTTCCTTCCCGTTGTCACCCTGATTTTCGGATGGCACCTGGGGGAGGACTTCAAGGCACAGGGATCCCAGGGGAGAAAGGGATTTTGTCCCTGGACGAGTATCCTCATCCCATAGCTTCTCCtattgaaaattaaatgaacGACCAACCAACCAACACAACGTTCCCCCACCCCCATCCTTTCCCTGTCTTCGCAGCTGCGAGGTGATGAAGTTCAACCCTCCGGCAGAGATTTCCCCCAATCTGGAAAGAAGACTGGAGGACTTTCTCCAGAAGAACGTCCTGGTGAGATGCACGCTGCAGAAGTGCCAAGGTACCGAGTTGGGTTGGGGTCTCCTTCAGGTTTGGGAGGGTCACGTGGCTCTTACAGTAAACCCAGGGCTTTTGCATGGCGAAGTCCCCAGACCCTCATGGTTTCCCTTCCCCATTCCCCAGAAGAacaaagctgagctgcagccccttTGCCTGACGCATGAATCTGATGCTGTGAATTTGTTCTCCTTTTCAGACAGCCTGCTGTTTCAGTTGCAAGAGCCAGGTAAGTCAATAGTGATAGAACcatgaaggttggaaaggaccccaaagatcatctaACCCAAGCGTCAACCCACCCCACCACCAGTAACCCAGATCCAAAAGCACCCAGAATggatggaaggaggaggaaCCCCTCCACCTCTCCCCAAGACTAAATCCTACCTCCATTCCCCCTCGTGTCCTGCAGCCAACGTCACCATGGACCCCAGCACCGCTCACCCCAACCTCCATCTCTCCGAAGACCGAAAGCAAGCCCGGGGCCAACTGGTGCCGCAGGACCTCCCGGAGAACCCCGAGAGGTTCAGCTTCGAGCCCTGCGTGCTGGGCTGCCAGGGCTTCACCTCGGGGAGGCATTTCTGGGAGGTGGAGGTGGGACAAGGGGGTGTGTGGGCCCTGGGGGTGGCCCGAGCTTCGATGAAGAGGAAGGGACCCATGAGCTTCACCCCCAAAGAGGGCGTCTGGGCGCTGGAGGCCTATCACTCCCTTACGTCCCCCCGTGCCAACCTACGTCGGAATGCTCTGCCCAGGAGGATTCGGGTCTCCCTGGACTACGAAGGGGGTCGTGTGGCGTTTTTCAGCTTGGATGACGACGCTCCCATCTTGGTGTACACCAGAGCTTTGTTCAATGGGGAGAGGGTCCTCCCTTGGTTCAAGATAGGGATGGGGGCTCGCTTGCAAGAAATCACCCAAAATTCCTCCTCAGAGGACCAGACCACGAGCGGGCAGCTGATGTCCCATCTGGACTGGGTTGGGTTCAGATCTCCCCTAAAGATCTGTCCTTGAGGTGTCCTCTAGCGACAGGGACATCGGAAGGGACGTGTGCTGTGGCTGCTTGGAGCATCGTGCCGAGGGGACTCGCTGTTCTGCCCCATGGCTGTCCCCTTTGGGAGCTTTGGGGTGGTCCCTCTGCAGAATGGGGAAAccaccagagagcagtgggGAGTTGGAAGGAGAGGGACAAAGGGGCTGATGGAGAATGGAGAGCACTCGAGGATTCAGAACGCGGCCttcctttgtttattttgcctttAACAGATCGAATCCTCCTCTTTATACATCCATCTGTTTTCTATCTGACATCAATCACGAAGCAGATCCGGAGCGTTCTGCAAAGGGACGTGGCCTTTCACTGTGAACAGCAACACCTGGTGTGGGGAGCTGGCCTCTGCCTGCATTTctgatatttaatttaaattaaaaatgtgttctgtGCACACCACTTTCTGCCTCACTATGGGAGTATGATTCTGGATTTGCTTGGGGTGTATGGCTCTGGGTTTGCTTGGGGTGTGTGTCTCTGGGTTTGCTTTGGGCCAACAAAGCGAAGAAGAGCTGCTCAGGGTGAGGACTCACCTGAATGGGTTCCCTCAAAAACCCATTTTGTTCTGAGAAAGCTCAAAAGAGGAAGAGGCAGCACCAAAATAAACACGGTTTGGTGATTATAGAACCAAGAAGAGGAACTAAAAGAGAAGTGGGAGGGAGCAGGTGACACCAGGCTCAGAGTAACAGATGCGATATGAGTGGGTATCCCACGACAAAGCCCCATCTCACCATCTCCAAAGGTCAAATCTACAGCTGAAGTTTCAATATCGCTCTTTGCTGTGTTGGTATCTTTCCTCCATCCGCCTCCCTCCATCCCATGCATCGCTGTCACTTGGTCCCATCTGTTGGGGAATTCGGgtgaagcagctctgcttctcttccaggGTCTGTTCTGCTCCATAGATCTGCAATGCAGACGTTTCCAGCCCAGCTGGTTTTCCAGGCTCTGCAATCAGCGGTGCAACTCATTTGCCCAACGATGTGACTCATTTGCCCAACGATGCGACTCATTTGCCCAATGATGGAAGCCTTATATTGGGATGAAAGGCGCTGTGCCCCAGGGGAGAGGTTGCAGGgagttttcttccagttctgctcccagagcagcatCCCCATGGCTCTTCCTGATGGGAAGGGTTTGCTAGAAGTGGAGTTCGCCCCTGCAAACCTGCCCAAGTGAATGGTAGTTATCTCCTTCAGCTGAGTCTCAATGGTTGCcgtgcaaaaaaatatatacataatgTGTGGATTTATTTTGTAGGCATATGTATTCAGTCATGGGGCTCAGCACAAGGACAGCGGGGTAGAAATGGCTGGAAATGTTTCCCCCAGAGCTCAGAGCCAGGACAGTGAGTGCTATGAGGTAGTGATGGGCTGCGAGAGAGAAGTCAAGTCCCAAAGACCCTCACTCACGCTCCTCCATGTCCCCACAAGGTTCTGGTTGCACATTTCCTTCCCTATTTCCTTATAGTTTCCCCAT
The sequence above is drawn from the Numida meleagris isolate 19003 breed g44 Domestic line chromosome 15, NumMel1.0, whole genome shotgun sequence genome and encodes:
- the LOC110406678 gene encoding E3 ubiquitin-protein ligase TRIM39-like isoform X1, which produces MATRSPLDNLQSEASCSICLGYFQDPVSIPCGHNFCRECITRCWEGLEGNFPCPQCRKTASHKNFRPSRELANIAGIARQLSLHASDWCKQHREALKLFCKEDQEPICALCDASQAHRSHTVLPAHQAAQEYKEEIQARLQASKEEREKYLESRKAGGRTSLYLEKTKKEGKRIVCEFEQLQRFLKEQERFLLVQLAELDQAITKVQEDAVTKVLEETSHLDTLIWEMEGKFQQPDSKFLLDIRKLLNSCEVMKFNPPAEISPNLERRLEDFLQKNVLVRCTLQKCQDSLLFQLQEPANVTMDPSTAHPNLHLSEDRKQARGQLVPQDLPENPERFSFEPCVLGCQGFTSGRHFWEVEVGQGGVWALGVARASMKRKGPMSFTPKEGVWALEAYHSLTSPRANLRRNALPRRIRVSLDYEGGRVAFFSLDDDAPILVYTRALFNGERVLPWFKIGMGARLQEITQNSSSEDQTTSGQLMSHLDWVGFRSPLKICP
- the LOC110406678 gene encoding zinc finger protein RFP-like isoform X2, which gives rise to MATRSPLDNLQSEASCSICLGYFQDPVSIPCGHNFCRECITRCWEGLEGNFPCPQCRKTASHKNFRPSRELANIAGIARQLSLHASDWCKQHREALKLFCKEDQEPICALCDASQAHRSHTVLPAHQAAQEYKEEIQARLQASKEEREKYLESRKAGGRTSLYLEKTKKEGKRIVCEFEQLQRFLKEQERFLLVQLAELDQAITKVQEDAVTKVLEETSHLDTLIWEMEGKFQQPDSKFLLLRGDEVQPSGRDFPQSGKKTGGLSPEERPGEMHAAEVPRQPAVSVARASQRHHGPQHRSPQPPSLRRPKASPGPTGAAGPPGEPREVQLRALRAGLPGLHLGEAFLGGGGGTRGCVGPGGGPSFDEEEGTHELHPQRGRLGAGGLSLPYVPPCQPTSECSAQEDSGLPGLRRGSCGVFQLG